In the genome of Raphanus sativus cultivar WK10039 chromosome 4, ASM80110v3, whole genome shotgun sequence, one region contains:
- the LOC130511208 gene encoding uncharacterized protein LOC130511208, translated as MLTQEILPLAKIEEKLWNDYADPSRLLPADSSGLLPAVPTSDFLESTRVFYVYGAWKEHDVFTGQGWYCRRTDSKGIMMGAMNLRRSLSPLHAECEALIWAMECMKTLQFSDVVFATDCSQLVKMVSSPEE; from the exons ATGTTGACTCAG GAGATCCTCCCGTTAGCAAAAATTGAGGAAAAGCTTTGGAATGACTACGCAGATCCTTCTCGTTTACTTCCGGCAGATTCTTCTGGTTTACTTCCGGCAGTTCCTACTTCGGATTTTCTAGAATCAACTAGAGTTTTTTATGTATACGGCGCTTGGAAGGAACATGATGTTTTCACTGGTCAAGGATGGTATTGTAGACGGACGGACTCCAAAGGTATCATGATGGGGGCAATGAATCTCCGACGTAGCCTATCTCCTTTACATGCAGAATGTGAAGCgttgatttgggcaatggagtgtatgaaGACCCTGCAATTCTCAGATGTGgtttttgcaacggattgttctcaactggtgaagatggtgtcatCACCTGAAGAATGA